Proteins encoded together in one Thermoplasmatales archaeon BRNA1 window:
- a CDS encoding methionyl-tRNA synthetase: MSKILVNIAWPYSNGPIHLGHVAGSLLPPDIFSRYNRLLGNEVMVVGGSDQHGTPITVTAEKEGVTPEQVADRYHAMNKKAIEDLGIEYSLYSKTHNPVHFEVTQKLFTKLLDNGYIYTKDENEYYCPKCRKFLPDRYVEGTCPNCGATDVRSDQCDSCGTTFEPGDVIDPHCTRCGTRPEVKASTQFFLKLSAFEKPLLDFLADKTYWRANVRAYTQNFLKGGLKDRAITRDMSWGVPIPVEGDEWKEKVIYVWFDAVIGYLSDSIEYCRSIGKPDMWKDFWLDRDCKHYYFIGKDNIPFHSIIWPAILMGQEEGFNLPYDIPANEYLMFNGGKLSKSRKGAVTDAESLIPRDMPHVLEKFDPEEIRYYLSIIMPDTHDAEFSWSDMEQKVNSELVAALGNFYHRTLSFTFKNFGSIPANPSPDRKVTDAINSAMEDAKANLQVCNFKKALQDVMGLAHFANEYFNSCMPWKLIKEDREKCGAALYENLRLVKALAVLAWPYLPRSSEKIWEYMGLPGTIEGCGYGGILEALPAGTAMKEPLPVYGKIDIRVTFPDIFQQAEAEAKKKIEEPKKEEPRFEGPFADFRMLDLRVGQVIRVEDHPNADKLFKLTVDIGEDKPRTICAGLKAFYSADEMLNRKAIVVSNLAPRPLRGIESCGMLLAADDEELGGNSVLLLKPSDPDIPVGTRMNCGLENSSSEIDYKKHFSKVTMKVSRIDGSKLVSPEIAIDPKGCPGRIAAVIDGDRAVPLSDGKGCFATVDDKEIKDGAGVR; encoded by the coding sequence ATGTCAAAGATACTCGTGAACATCGCATGGCCGTACTCCAACGGACCCATCCACCTGGGCCACGTGGCCGGTTCACTGCTTCCCCCGGACATCTTCAGCAGGTACAACCGTCTCCTCGGCAACGAGGTCATGGTCGTCGGCGGATCCGACCAGCACGGTACCCCCATCACCGTCACCGCCGAGAAGGAGGGCGTCACCCCCGAGCAGGTAGCGGACCGCTACCATGCCATGAACAAGAAGGCCATCGAGGACCTGGGGATCGAGTACTCCCTGTACTCCAAGACCCACAACCCCGTCCACTTCGAGGTCACCCAGAAGCTCTTCACCAAGCTGCTGGACAACGGCTACATCTACACCAAGGACGAGAACGAGTACTACTGCCCCAAGTGCAGGAAGTTCCTGCCGGACAGGTACGTGGAGGGTACCTGCCCCAACTGCGGCGCCACCGACGTCCGCTCCGACCAGTGCGATTCCTGCGGGACCACCTTCGAGCCCGGGGACGTCATCGATCCCCACTGCACCAGGTGCGGGACCCGTCCCGAGGTGAAGGCATCCACCCAGTTTTTCCTGAAGCTCAGCGCCTTCGAGAAGCCCCTTCTCGACTTCCTCGCGGACAAGACCTATTGGAGGGCCAACGTCCGTGCCTACACCCAGAACTTCCTCAAGGGAGGCCTCAAGGACAGGGCCATCACCCGCGACATGTCCTGGGGCGTGCCCATCCCCGTCGAGGGCGACGAATGGAAGGAGAAGGTCATCTACGTGTGGTTCGACGCCGTCATCGGATACCTGTCGGATTCCATCGAGTACTGCAGGAGCATCGGGAAGCCCGACATGTGGAAGGACTTCTGGCTGGACAGGGACTGCAAGCACTACTACTTCATCGGCAAGGACAACATCCCGTTCCACTCCATCATCTGGCCCGCGATCCTGATGGGACAGGAGGAGGGCTTCAACCTCCCCTACGACATCCCCGCCAACGAGTATCTCATGTTCAACGGCGGGAAGCTCTCCAAGAGCAGGAAGGGAGCGGTCACCGACGCCGAGTCCCTGATCCCCAGGGACATGCCCCACGTCCTGGAGAAGTTCGACCCCGAGGAGATCAGGTACTACCTGTCCATCATCATGCCGGACACCCACGATGCGGAGTTCAGCTGGTCCGATATGGAGCAGAAGGTCAACTCCGAGCTCGTCGCAGCGCTCGGGAACTTCTACCACAGGACCCTCAGCTTCACCTTCAAGAACTTCGGTTCCATCCCCGCGAACCCCTCCCCCGACCGGAAGGTCACCGACGCGATCAACTCCGCGATGGAGGACGCCAAGGCCAACCTGCAGGTGTGCAACTTCAAGAAGGCACTGCAGGACGTCATGGGTCTGGCACATTTCGCGAACGAGTACTTCAACTCCTGTATGCCCTGGAAGCTCATCAAGGAGGACAGGGAGAAGTGCGGAGCCGCCCTCTACGAGAACCTCCGCCTGGTGAAGGCCCTCGCCGTCCTGGCATGGCCCTACCTCCCAAGGTCCTCGGAGAAGATCTGGGAGTACATGGGACTCCCCGGAACCATCGAGGGGTGCGGATACGGAGGGATCCTAGAGGCGCTCCCCGCGGGAACCGCCATGAAGGAGCCCCTCCCGGTCTACGGGAAGATCGACATCAGGGTCACATTCCCCGACATCTTCCAGCAGGCGGAGGCCGAGGCCAAGAAGAAGATCGAGGAACCCAAGAAGGAGGAGCCCAGGTTCGAGGGCCCCTTCGCCGACTTCAGGATGCTCGACCTCCGCGTCGGACAGGTCATCAGGGTGGAGGACCACCCAAACGCCGACAAGCTGTTCAAGCTCACCGTCGACATCGGCGAGGACAAGCCCCGCACCATCTGCGCGGGCCTGAAGGCCTTCTACTCCGCCGACGAGATGCTCAACAGGAAGGCCATCGTGGTCTCCAACCTCGCTCCCAGGCCCCTTAGGGGAATAGAGAGCTGCGGTATGCTCCTGGCGGCGGACGACGAGGAGCTCGGAGGGAACTCCGTCCTCCTCCTGAAGCCCTCCGACCCCGACATCCCCGTGGGAACGAGGATGAACTGCGGTCTGGAGAACTCGTCCTCCGAGATCGACTACAAGAAGCACTTCTCCAAGGTCACCATGAAGGTCTCCCGCATCGACGGATCCAAGCTGGTCTCCCCCGAGATCGCCATCGACCCCAAGGGCTGCCCCGGAAGGATCGCCGCGGTCATCGACGGGGACAGGGCAGTGCCCCTCTCCGACGGAAAGGGATGTTTCGCCACCGTGGACGACAAGGAGATCAAGGACGGAGCGGGGGTGAGATGA
- a CDS encoding EMAP domain protein, giving the protein MTDGEEPFAAFRRLDLRIGTVVSVEDHPDAEKLYILKVDLGEEEPRTVVTNIKSFYPPEKMMGRKLLLVANLKPANFRGVKSFGMLCAADDMEMGGNSLLLLDPSVDVPNGTVMNCGLENSQSRVEMKHIEKVTMKVAKLSGGKFMGMDIEVPDDAPEPIVAVIDGDKAIALGDGNGCFMTVDGDIKDGAPAI; this is encoded by the coding sequence ATGACGGACGGAGAGGAACCCTTCGCGGCATTCAGAAGGCTCGATCTCCGCATTGGCACGGTGGTGTCCGTGGAGGACCATCCCGACGCAGAGAAACTGTACATCCTCAAGGTGGACCTGGGCGAGGAGGAGCCCCGCACCGTGGTCACCAACATCAAGAGCTTCTACCCTCCGGAGAAGATGATGGGCAGGAAGCTCCTGCTCGTGGCCAACCTCAAGCCCGCCAACTTCCGCGGTGTCAAATCCTTCGGCATGCTCTGTGCCGCAGACGACATGGAGATGGGAGGGAACTCCCTGCTCCTGCTCGACCCCTCCGTCGACGTCCCCAACGGCACCGTCATGAACTGCGGGCTGGAGAACTCCCAGTCCAGGGTCGAGATGAAGCATATCGAGAAGGTCACCATGAAGGTCGCCAAACTCTCCGGCGGGAAGTTCATGGGCATGGACATAGAAGTGCCAGATGATGCACCCGAGCCCATCGTTGCGGTCATCGACGGCGACAAGGCCATCGCCCTCGGCGACGGGAACGGTTGTTTTATGACAGTCGACGGCGATATCAAGGACGGAGCACCCGCAATATGA
- a CDS encoding putative efflux protein, MATE family yields the protein MNETRGTRVLLSDPVSAIPQLALPLAVAIFVQNLNGVTDAMWAAWLGADALGGLGLAYPLYASIVGIGSGLAIGVAAAEARAVGLGDREGASGYAAQSFTISLVISVALAIPLVIFAVPLMDAFGSGAASREAVDYGMPFFSFGFFIIASAVMSGILRGEGAAKESMAIQVIGAATNIVLDPVLMYGLDMGVAGAGWATVIAGAVSLLLGLSFYARKKMFIVLRPRGMIPSARMSKEILYVGAPEAAELATMSLINIPMNFIIVGVGGASAVGFYTSAWRIAYLVLIPAQAISGAIVSVCSTEFARGRGDLVQRAFSFGTRISLKQTTIFAVVMAVLSYPLAMVFTASSSMDPYRGEMCILIILLALMLPVMSQVFVGSAYLQALKHSEIGFLSSFIRNLIMVSGYFVAAELFGVTMGIWVACSAIEIFGGTMMWLFARRYVRAFVSAHPCAPA from the coding sequence ATGAACGAGACGAGAGGCACCAGGGTTCTGTTATCCGATCCGGTTTCCGCGATCCCCCAGCTGGCCCTCCCGCTGGCGGTCGCGATCTTCGTTCAGAACCTCAACGGGGTCACCGATGCGATGTGGGCCGCATGGCTCGGAGCCGATGCCCTCGGGGGCCTCGGGCTCGCATACCCCCTGTATGCCTCCATAGTCGGAATCGGCAGCGGACTCGCCATAGGGGTGGCGGCCGCCGAGGCGAGGGCGGTAGGTCTCGGCGACCGCGAAGGCGCGTCGGGATACGCCGCTCAGTCGTTCACGATATCCCTCGTGATTTCCGTTGCGTTGGCAATCCCGTTGGTCATCTTCGCCGTCCCGCTCATGGACGCCTTCGGCTCAGGCGCCGCCAGCAGGGAGGCCGTGGACTACGGAATGCCGTTCTTCTCCTTCGGGTTCTTCATCATAGCGTCTGCCGTGATGTCCGGCATCCTGAGAGGGGAGGGCGCGGCCAAGGAGTCCATGGCCATCCAGGTGATCGGTGCCGCGACCAACATCGTACTCGACCCCGTTCTGATGTACGGGCTGGACATGGGTGTTGCCGGAGCGGGTTGGGCGACCGTCATCGCAGGTGCGGTTTCCCTCCTACTGGGTCTTTCCTTCTATGCGAGGAAGAAGATGTTCATCGTGCTCAGGCCCAGGGGTATGATCCCTTCCGCGAGGATGTCCAAGGAGATCCTGTATGTCGGGGCCCCCGAGGCGGCGGAACTCGCCACCATGTCCCTGATCAACATCCCCATGAACTTCATCATCGTGGGAGTGGGCGGCGCGAGCGCGGTGGGGTTCTACACCTCCGCATGGAGGATAGCATATCTGGTGCTCATCCCAGCCCAGGCCATATCCGGTGCGATCGTATCGGTCTGCTCCACGGAATTCGCCCGCGGCAGGGGGGACCTGGTCCAGAGGGCATTCTCCTTCGGTACGAGGATATCCCTGAAGCAGACCACCATCTTTGCCGTCGTCATGGCGGTGCTGTCCTATCCCCTGGCAATGGTGTTCACCGCATCCTCGTCCATGGATCCCTACCGCGGGGAGATGTGCATACTGATCATACTGCTGGCACTTATGCTGCCGGTCATGTCACAGGTGTTCGTGGGAAGTGCGTATCTGCAGGCCCTCAAGCATTCCGAGATCGGATTCCTCAGCTCCTTCATCAGGAACCTCATCATGGTGTCGGGATACTTCGTCGCAGCAGAACTGTTCGGCGTGACCATGGGGATATGGGTGGCCTGCTCGGCCATCGAGATCTTCGGCGGGACCATGATGTGGCTGTTCGCCAGGAGGTACGTCAGGGCCTTCGTCTCCGCACATCCGTGCGCGCCCGCATGA
- a CDS encoding Regulator of competence-specific genes produces MKSILPEITSRRMMGEYLLYLDGTLFGGIYDDRLLLKITKVSATLLHDCESAFPYEGGGEMILFPEPYDADLLREVVEGMVDEINRR; encoded by the coding sequence GTGAAGAGCATACTGCCGGAAATCACATCCCGCAGGATGATGGGGGAGTACCTCCTCTATCTGGACGGTACGCTTTTCGGGGGGATATACGACGACCGCCTTCTCCTCAAGATAACGAAGGTCTCGGCAACCCTTCTTCACGACTGCGAGTCCGCGTTCCCTTACGAAGGGGGAGGGGAGATGATCCTGTTCCCCGAGCCATACGACGCGGATCTGCTGAGGGAGGTCGTCGAGGGAATGGTGGACGAGATCAACCGCCGCTGA
- a CDS encoding putative phospho-2-dehydro-3-deoxyheptonate aldolase: MFGKNVRMERVMDRNTGNCVIVPLDHGISVGPIPGIVDFKKTVSDVTIGGATAVLMHKGMIPHGHRTSGHDVGLILHLSASTDIGVNSQSKVLVATVEDGLKLGADAISIHINVGAQEEPQMLADAGRVSSSCMEWGMPLIAMTYARGPSIKDSFDPAAVAHAARVGAELGADIVKCSYTGDIDSFSKVCDGAQVPVVIAGGPKMDSDMDILNMVADSLQAGGHGVSIGRNVFQHRDVQGIMGAISDICLHGFTAKEAFDKHLSK, translated from the coding sequence ATGTTCGGAAAGAATGTCAGAATGGAACGCGTAATGGACCGCAACACCGGGAACTGTGTGATCGTCCCCCTCGACCACGGAATCAGCGTCGGACCCATTCCCGGAATAGTGGATTTCAAGAAGACCGTCAGCGACGTCACCATCGGCGGGGCCACCGCGGTCCTCATGCACAAGGGAATGATCCCCCACGGACACAGGACGTCCGGACACGACGTGGGACTTATCCTCCACCTCTCCGCATCCACCGATATAGGGGTCAACTCCCAGAGCAAGGTCCTCGTTGCCACCGTCGAGGACGGCCTCAAGCTCGGGGCCGATGCGATCTCCATCCACATCAACGTCGGGGCCCAGGAGGAGCCCCAGATGCTCGCCGATGCCGGAAGGGTCTCCAGTTCCTGCATGGAATGGGGGATGCCCCTCATCGCCATGACCTACGCACGCGGGCCCTCCATCAAGGATTCCTTCGACCCCGCCGCCGTCGCACATGCCGCAAGGGTGGGTGCGGAGCTCGGAGCAGATATCGTCAAGTGCTCCTACACCGGGGACATCGATTCGTTCTCGAAGGTCTGCGACGGGGCTCAGGTCCCCGTGGTCATCGCGGGGGGTCCGAAGATGGACTCCGACATGGACATCCTTAACATGGTCGCGGATTCCCTTCAGGCCGGAGGCCACGGCGTCTCCATCGGAAGGAACGTGTTCCAGCACAGGGACGTGCAGGGCATCATGGGCGCCATCAGCGACATCTGCCTCCACGGCTTCACCGCGAAGGAGGCCTTCGACAAACACCTTTCCAAGTGA
- a CDS encoding putative metal-dependent phosphoesterases (PHP family): MDGMTGKADTHVHTNYSGFNSLGILRFPESVIEPSVQVDDARRRGLNVLCITDHNDTRGGFIAQKYARQFDDIEIVVGDEVMTNQGEVIGLWLTETPKSLLSPEETVDIIHEQGGIAIAPHPFSVHVNGLQEKIFELPIEGFETINGGHPDVYSN, from the coding sequence ATGGATGGGATGACGGGAAAGGCGGACACGCACGTCCACACCAATTACTCCGGCTTCAACAGCCTGGGCATCCTCCGTTTTCCCGAATCCGTCATCGAGCCCTCCGTCCAGGTGGACGACGCCAGGCGCAGGGGGCTGAACGTCCTCTGCATCACCGACCACAACGACACCAGGGGAGGCTTCATCGCCCAGAAATACGCCAGACAGTTCGACGACATCGAGATCGTCGTCGGCGACGAGGTCATGACCAACCAGGGAGAGGTCATCGGCCTGTGGCTGACCGAGACCCCCAAGAGCCTGCTGTCCCCCGAGGAGACCGTGGACATCATCCACGAGCAGGGCGGCATAGCGATCGCACCCCATCCCTTCTCCGTACACGTCAACGGCCTGCAGGAGAAGATCTTCGAACTCCCCATCGAGGGGTTCGAGACCATCAACGGCGGCCACCCCGACGTATACTCCAACTAG
- a CDS encoding cation diffusion facilitator family transporter, whose amino-acid sequence MAEEKVSAARRNFNFQKVIAAVGTVLMLGKFFAYLLTGSVAILTDALESIVNVVAGCIGLYALWLSMQPADRSHPYGHGKVELISSSVEGTMIVIAGLLIIYESVMRLLNPEDIRELDVGIVIVALAAIANFAMGATAIRMGKKSNSIALEASGRHLCTDTYSSVGIIIGLTIVLAADWAGYDCAWIDPIMALMFGAFIVVTGVRVIYRSFNGIMDGADRIILREVIRCLNKVRTPEIIDVHHLRVVRYGTAVHIDAHMVVPQDLSIEQVWNLQVTMSDTIMRMIGENVDITFQAESCEEKSCAHCPKENCGKRAEDFVRIVFIGEEEATDNFPASWQSWQERHRKH is encoded by the coding sequence ATGGCAGAGGAGAAGGTCTCGGCAGCGCGCAGGAACTTCAATTTCCAGAAGGTCATAGCCGCCGTCGGGACGGTCCTGATGCTGGGCAAGTTCTTCGCATACTTGCTCACGGGATCCGTCGCCATCCTCACCGACGCCCTGGAGAGCATTGTCAACGTGGTCGCGGGATGCATCGGACTTTACGCACTCTGGCTCTCCATGCAGCCCGCCGACCGTTCACACCCCTACGGGCACGGGAAGGTGGAGCTCATCTCCTCCTCGGTCGAGGGCACGATGATAGTCATCGCCGGCCTGCTGATCATCTACGAGTCGGTCATGAGGCTCCTGAACCCGGAGGACATCCGCGAGCTGGATGTCGGCATCGTCATCGTGGCATTGGCAGCCATAGCGAACTTCGCCATGGGCGCCACCGCCATCCGTATGGGGAAGAAGTCGAATTCCATCGCCCTGGAGGCGAGCGGAAGGCACCTCTGCACGGACACCTACTCCTCCGTCGGAATCATCATCGGCCTCACCATAGTCCTTGCGGCCGACTGGGCCGGATACGACTGCGCATGGATCGACCCAATCATGGCGCTCATGTTCGGTGCGTTCATCGTCGTCACCGGAGTCCGCGTGATCTACCGCTCCTTCAACGGCATCATGGACGGGGCGGACAGGATCATCCTCCGCGAGGTCATCCGCTGCCTGAACAAGGTCCGCACCCCCGAGATCATCGACGTCCATCACCTCAGGGTCGTCAGGTACGGAACCGCCGTCCACATAGACGCGCACATGGTGGTCCCCCAGGACCTCTCCATAGAGCAGGTCTGGAACCTCCAGGTCACCATGTCCGATACCATCATGAGGATGATCGGGGAGAACGTCGACATCACCTTCCAGGCCGAATCCTGCGAGGAGAAGAGCTGCGCCCACTGCCCGAAGGAGAACTGCGGCAAGAGGGCGGAGGATTTCGTGAGGATCGTGTTCATCGGAGAGGAGGAGGCCACCGACAATTTCCCCGCGTCCTGGCAGAGCTGGCAGGAGAGGCACAGGAAACACTGA
- a CDS encoding putative metal-dependent phosphoesterases (PHP family) encodes MIADLHVHTCYSKDGKSTPQQVIDMCIEKGIGCVAITDHNSFQAYFDVKDNGKVIVIPAEEVSSKEGHIVALGIDREIPRGLGIQETIDAIHEAGGYAFAAHPYRWWSGLGPKNTLAYDFDGTEAMNARSIPSANRKSMKLAKRIGKPITAGSDAHSPHRVGWGNVTLPDGLTTWEEVVASIMRNEATAHSASRHFTETLRYGFKSIGQWIFRGFRKM; translated from the coding sequence ATGATCGCAGACCTTCACGTCCACACCTGCTACTCCAAGGACGGCAAGTCGACCCCCCAGCAGGTCATCGACATGTGCATCGAGAAGGGGATCGGATGCGTAGCCATCACCGATCACAACAGCTTCCAGGCGTATTTCGACGTGAAGGACAACGGAAAGGTCATCGTGATCCCAGCGGAGGAGGTCTCCTCCAAGGAGGGGCACATAGTGGCCCTGGGAATCGACAGGGAGATCCCCCGCGGCCTGGGTATCCAGGAGACCATCGACGCCATCCACGAGGCGGGAGGGTACGCCTTCGCGGCCCATCCGTACAGGTGGTGGTCAGGTCTGGGGCCAAAGAACACCCTCGCCTACGATTTCGACGGTACCGAGGCCATGAACGCAAGGTCCATCCCCAGCGCCAACAGGAAGTCCATGAAGCTCGCCAAGAGGATCGGGAAGCCGATCACCGCCGGCAGCGACGCACACTCCCCGCATCGCGTCGGATGGGGAAACGTCACCCTCCCCGACGGCCTCACCACATGGGAGGAGGTGGTGGCATCGATCATGAGGAACGAGGCCACCGCACACAGTGCCAGCAGGCATTTCACCGAGACCCTGCGCTACGGTTTCAAGAGCATAGGGCAGTGGATTTTCCGCGGGTTCAGGAAGATGTGA
- a CDS encoding putative ATPase, RNase L inhibitor (RLI), protein MVPSMRIAAVLFDRCQNKKCNKECEKFCPLIRTGVNVIEFGERGKPIISETLCQGCGICVNKCPFKAIKLIGLADELKEEMVHQYGENTFRLFRLPVPKKGAITGILGPNGIGKTTAINILSGLVIPNLGNYENPPSKEEVLAHFKGTDIHEYFSNVYSGGIRTAVKPQYVDKIPKAVNGVVRDMLSKVQERMTLEEAAGTFGLTEILDRDLTKLSGGELQRVAMAATCMKDADIYFFDEPTSYLDIYQRVKMARIIKSLASDDKFVVVIEHDLAILDYLADNVNLVYGSEGAYGVFTLGRQVRTAINVYLTGYLPEENIRFRDKPIEFAVSAPKGDWVTPELIDFENVSKDFGEFKLDVSSGAVRIGESVGVVGPNATGKTTFVKMLAGEIKPDTGSVNGVMKVAYKPQYISQEYEGTVQDYLYAKNYDTVTSGFFETQVINPLAIKFLFDKPMKNLSGGELQRVAIAGCLAEDADIYLLDEPSAYLDSNQRMEAAKCISGMMEKTGRSALIVDHDIYFIDMVSDSLMVFGGDPGHHGIAEGPFLMREGMNKFLKSVDITFRRDADTHRPRINKEDSNLDRTQKSKGEYYYADEE, encoded by the coding sequence ATGGTGCCGTCCATGAGGATTGCGGCGGTACTGTTCGACAGGTGCCAGAACAAGAAGTGCAACAAGGAGTGCGAGAAATTCTGCCCCCTTATCCGCACAGGAGTCAACGTCATTGAGTTCGGGGAGAGGGGCAAGCCCATCATCTCCGAGACCCTCTGCCAGGGTTGCGGCATCTGCGTGAACAAGTGTCCGTTCAAGGCGATCAAGCTCATCGGCCTCGCCGACGAGCTCAAGGAGGAGATGGTCCACCAATACGGCGAGAACACCTTCCGCCTGTTCCGCCTGCCCGTCCCCAAGAAGGGGGCGATCACCGGTATCCTCGGACCCAACGGAATCGGAAAGACCACCGCCATCAACATCCTCTCCGGTCTCGTGATCCCCAACCTCGGAAACTACGAGAACCCCCCTTCCAAGGAGGAGGTCCTCGCCCACTTCAAGGGTACCGACATCCACGAGTACTTCTCAAACGTCTACAGCGGGGGCATCAGGACCGCCGTCAAGCCCCAGTATGTCGACAAGATTCCCAAGGCGGTCAACGGGGTGGTCCGCGACATGCTCTCCAAGGTGCAGGAGCGCATGACCCTCGAGGAGGCCGCCGGGACCTTCGGCCTAACCGAGATCCTCGACAGGGACCTGACCAAGCTCTCCGGCGGAGAGCTGCAGAGGGTCGCCATGGCGGCCACCTGCATGAAGGACGCCGACATCTACTTCTTCGACGAGCCCACCTCCTACCTTGACATCTACCAGAGGGTGAAGATGGCCCGCATCATCAAATCCCTCGCCAGCGACGACAAGTTCGTCGTCGTCATCGAGCACGACCTCGCCATCCTCGACTATCTCGCGGACAACGTCAACCTGGTCTACGGATCCGAGGGGGCGTACGGTGTGTTCACCCTCGGGAGGCAGGTCCGCACCGCCATCAACGTCTACCTGACCGGATACCTCCCGGAGGAGAACATCAGGTTCAGGGACAAGCCCATCGAGTTCGCGGTATCCGCTCCGAAAGGGGATTGGGTCACCCCCGAGCTCATCGACTTCGAGAACGTATCCAAGGACTTCGGCGAGTTCAAACTCGACGTGTCCTCCGGCGCCGTCAGGATCGGGGAGTCCGTCGGGGTCGTCGGCCCGAACGCCACAGGAAAGACCACCTTCGTCAAGATGCTCGCCGGCGAGATCAAGCCCGACACCGGGAGCGTCAACGGGGTTATGAAGGTCGCATACAAGCCCCAGTACATCTCCCAGGAGTACGAGGGGACCGTGCAGGACTACCTCTATGCCAAGAACTACGACACCGTGACCTCGGGATTTTTCGAGACCCAGGTCATCAATCCCCTGGCAATCAAGTTCCTCTTCGACAAGCCTATGAAGAACCTCTCCGGAGGAGAGCTTCAGAGGGTCGCAATCGCGGGATGCCTCGCGGAGGACGCGGACATCTACCTGCTCGACGAGCCCTCCGCGTACCTGGACTCCAACCAGAGGATGGAGGCCGCCAAGTGCATCTCCGGGATGATGGAGAAGACCGGGAGGTCGGCCCTCATCGTCGACCACGACATCTACTTCATCGACATGGTCTCCGACTCCCTGATGGTGTTCGGAGGGGATCCGGGACACCACGGTATCGCCGAGGGCCCGTTCCTCATGAGGGAGGGCATGAACAAGTTCCTGAAGAGCGTGGACATCACCTTCAGGAGGGATGCCGACACCCACCGCCCCAGGATCAACAAGGAGGACTCCAACCTGGACAGGACCCAGAAGTCCAAGGGCGAGTACTACTACGCCGACGAGGAATGA
- a CDS encoding putative ATPase (AAA+ superfamily) yields the protein MQIPRDDYLSLLEAGRDRNDVIKVITGMRRSGKSTLLEQYAARLKEQGISDNSIFMINFEDTEWQYITDHTILNEWISDNIPKKGQCYVFLDEVQNVDGWERSVSGLQNKKNCDVYITGSNSKMLSSELATHISGRYTEIKVMPLSFSEYLKLRPSEDIEGRFRQFLTYGGLPAVDPDADRRFSGGLLEGIFNTVLVKDILSRLKTDDVSKLTAIARFLYSNIGNTTNIDSIAEATGISNPTVSKYVDEMCKAFLFYHAERYDVVGKKILKTNGKYYASDLGMRNVMLGGPSAGDISRPLENVVYLELLRRGYEVRVGSYRDCEVDFTASDSEGTEYFQVCQTMMAEDTYEREMRPFKGMRDNYPKTVLTLDRLGLGSDEGVRVVNVIDWLLDVPSP from the coding sequence ATGCAGATACCGAGAGACGACTACCTCTCGCTCCTGGAAGCGGGCAGAGACAGGAACGATGTTATCAAGGTCATCACGGGGATGAGACGTTCGGGCAAATCCACCCTGCTGGAACAGTACGCTGCAAGGCTGAAGGAACAGGGTATATCGGATAATTCCATCTTCATGATCAATTTCGAGGATACCGAATGGCAGTACATTACCGATCACACGATTCTCAACGAATGGATATCTGACAATATCCCGAAAAAAGGACAGTGTTACGTGTTCCTGGACGAGGTTCAGAACGTCGACGGGTGGGAGAGGTCAGTATCAGGCCTTCAGAACAAAAAGAACTGCGACGTGTACATCACGGGTTCCAACTCCAAGATGCTCTCGTCGGAGCTAGCCACCCATATCTCCGGCAGATACACCGAGATAAAGGTGATGCCTCTCTCGTTCAGTGAATATCTGAAGCTCCGTCCTTCGGAGGATATCGAAGGACGTTTCCGTCAGTTCCTGACGTATGGGGGACTTCCGGCCGTGGATCCGGATGCGGACAGGAGGTTCAGCGGGGGTCTGCTGGAAGGGATATTCAATACGGTGTTGGTCAAGGACATACTATCGCGTCTGAAGACGGACGACGTATCCAAACTCACGGCGATAGCGAGGTTCCTGTACTCCAACATAGGCAACACGACCAACATCGACAGTATAGCGGAGGCCACGGGTATCAGCAACCCCACCGTTTCCAAATACGTGGACGAGATGTGCAAGGCATTCCTCTTCTACCACGCAGAGAGGTATGACGTGGTGGGGAAGAAGATCCTGAAGACCAACGGCAAGTACTATGCGTCCGATCTCGGGATGAGGAACGTTATGCTCGGCGGACCTTCCGCGGGGGACATCAGCAGGCCGTTGGAGAACGTGGTTTATCTGGAACTGCTCCGCAGAGGGTATGAGGTCAGAGTAGGAAGCTACCGCGACTGCGAGGTGGATTTCACGGCGTCAGACTCCGAAGGTACGGAGTATTTCCAGGTGTGCCAGACGATGATGGCCGAGGACACCTACGAGAGGGAGATGAGGCCGTTCAAGGGCATGAGGGACAACTACCCGAAAACCGTTCTTACGCTAGACAGGCTCGGTCTGGGATCCGACGAAGGTGTCCGGGTGGTCAACGTCATAGATTGGCTTCTGGATGTTCCTTCGCCGTGA